One segment of Dolichospermum sp. DET69 DNA contains the following:
- a CDS encoding threonine synthase codes for MTLSLSAAKSYSQPWPGLIEAYRQYLPVSEKTPVVTLLEGNTPLIPAPAIADRIGRQVKVYVKYDGLNPTGSFKDRGMTMAISKAAEAGAKAVICASTGNTSAAAAAYARRGGMKPFVLIPDGYVALGKLAQALLYGAEVLAIQGNFDRALEIVREMADQYPITLVNSVNPYRLEGQKTGAFEVVDALGDAPDWLCIPVGNAGNITAYWMGFCQYHQDGKCDRLPKMMGFQAAGAAPLVSGKPVAYPETLATAIRIGNPASWDKAIAAQTASQGSFRSVTDEEILDAYRLLASSEGIFCEPASAASVAGLLQVKDEVPTGATVVCVLTGNGLKDPDTAIKHSHAQFKQGIAADVKAVAEAMGFE; via the coding sequence GTGACTTTGAGCCTGTCTGCTGCTAAATCTTATTCTCAACCATGGCCAGGGCTGATCGAAGCCTATCGTCAATACCTGCCTGTCAGCGAAAAAACCCCTGTGGTAACTCTGTTGGAAGGTAACACACCTTTGATTCCCGCGCCAGCGATCGCCGACCGTATTGGCAGACAGGTGAAGGTGTATGTCAAATATGATGGACTTAACCCCACTGGTAGCTTTAAAGACCGGGGGATGACAATGGCAATTTCTAAAGCAGCAGAAGCAGGTGCTAAAGCTGTAATTTGTGCCAGCACTGGTAATACCTCTGCCGCCGCTGCTGCCTATGCTAGACGCGGAGGAATGAAGCCATTTGTCCTGATTCCTGATGGCTATGTAGCTTTAGGTAAGCTCGCACAAGCGTTACTTTATGGGGCGGAAGTCCTAGCCATTCAAGGCAATTTTGACCGCGCCCTGGAAATTGTCCGGGAAATGGCAGATCAGTATCCCATCACTTTAGTTAATTCTGTCAACCCCTATCGTTTAGAAGGGCAAAAAACTGGAGCTTTTGAAGTTGTTGATGCTTTAGGTGATGCTCCCGATTGGTTATGTATTCCGGTAGGGAATGCGGGCAATATCACAGCATATTGGATGGGTTTTTGTCAATACCATCAAGACGGAAAATGCGATCGCTTACCGAAAATGATGGGTTTTCAAGCTGCTGGTGCTGCACCTTTGGTATCTGGTAAACCGGTGGCATATCCAGAAACCCTGGCTACAGCCATTAGAATTGGGAATCCAGCCAGTTGGGATAAAGCCATTGCAGCGCAAACAGCTAGTCAGGGAAGTTTCCGGTCTGTGACTGACGAGGAAATTCTCGACGCTTATCGCTTATTAGCATCATCAGAGGGAATTTTCTGTGAACCTGCCAGCGCTGCTTCTGTAGCGGGTTTATTACAAGTAAAAGACGAAGTTCCCACAGGAGCAACGGTAGTCTGTGTTCTCACTGGTAATGGTTTAAAAGACCCAGATACGGCAATTAAACACAGTCATGCCCAATTTAAACAGGGAATTGCCGCAGATGTCAAAGCTGTAGCCGAAGCGATGGGGTTTGAGTAA
- a CDS encoding type II toxin-antitoxin system HicA family toxin: MKKLAKKRGIEAYVDTKRGKGSHVTLYFGDHVTIVRNPKDELKTGTFQAMLNQLGIAEHEI; the protein is encoded by the coding sequence GTGAAAAAGTTAGCAAAAAAGCGTGGTATTGAAGCCTATGTTGACACAAAACGTGGCAAAGGAAGTCACGTCACACTGTATTTTGGAGATCATGTCACCATAGTTCGTAACCCAAAAGATGAACTCAAAACCGGCACTTTTCAAGCTATGTTAAATCAGTTGGGAATTGCAGAACATGAAATTTAA
- a CDS encoding type II toxin-antitoxin system HicB family antitoxin, producing MKFNTGIMMIRFVYPALLTADQKDGGFVVTFRDLPEAITQGDSLEQALNEAADCLEESIAMRIDDKLEIPQPSQLKHGEYLVAVPAQTALKAALNLAMREKGMSKVELANTLNIHEKEVRRILDPHHVTKLSTMERTLVVLGQRIELITSQCKFTPA from the coding sequence ATGAAATTTAACACTGGGATTATGATGATTAGATTTGTATATCCAGCCCTACTCACTGCCGATCAAAAAGATGGTGGCTTTGTAGTGACATTTCGTGACTTACCAGAAGCGATTACTCAAGGTGATTCCTTAGAACAAGCATTAAATGAAGCTGCTGACTGCTTAGAAGAATCCATTGCCATGCGTATTGATGATAAGCTAGAAATCCCCCAACCTTCACAACTCAAACATGGGGAGTATTTAGTAGCCGTACCAGCACAAACAGCCTTAAAAGCGGCACTAAATCTAGCAATGCGTGAAAAAGGTATGAGTAAAGTTGAACTTGCTAATACTCTTAATATCCATGAAAAGGAAGTCAGACGTATCCTAGATCCTCACCACGTCACAAAATTATCTACAATGGAACGGACTCTGGTGGTACTCGGACAACGAATAGAATTAATTACAAGTCAGTGCAAATTCACGCCGGCTTGA
- a CDS encoding type II toxin-antitoxin system HicB family antitoxin has protein sequence MKYSILIQWSEEDQAYIAFLPEWGKYARTHGGSYEEALENAKEVLEDLLYGYETIGKPLPQPQTLQKIA, from the coding sequence ATGAAATATAGTATTTTGATTCAGTGGTCTGAAGAGGATCAAGCATATATTGCTTTTTTACCTGAATGGGGAAAATATGCGCGGACACACGGTGGAAGCTATGAAGAAGCACTGGAAAATGCCAAGGAAGTTTTAGAAGATTTGCTGTATGGCTATGAAACAATAGGCAAGCCCCTACCCCAGCCCCAAACACTACAAAAAATAGCTTAA
- a CDS encoding type II toxin-antitoxin system HicA family toxin, with product MPKKVRELKQMLQKAGFTLLPKRGKGSHSYWIHPLLLQPVVLSGKDSKDAKPYQEKDIIESIKELEQL from the coding sequence ATGCCCAAAAAAGTTAGAGAATTGAAACAGATGTTGCAGAAAGCAGGATTTACGCTCTTACCCAAACGGGGAAAAGGTAGTCATTCTTACTGGATTCATCCACTTCTACTACAACCTGTAGTTCTCTCTGGCAAAGACAGCAAGGATGCAAAACCTTATCAGGAGAAGGATATAATAGAAAGTATAAAAGAACTCGAGCAATTATAA
- a CDS encoding AAA family ATPase — protein sequence MTMTEDLQKLLDILPQDLQEKLENHPNGDNLVEVVLDLGRRPEARFPHVAEYLSETPVTQAQIDDCIQRVGNFGGDNRAGIEQTLHRISAIRNRSGKIIGLTCRVGRAVFGTIAMIRDLVETGQSLLMLGRPGVGKTTALREIARVLADELNKRVVIIDTSNEIAGDGDVAHPAIGRARRMQVSKPELQHQVMIEAVENHMPEVIIIDEIGTELEALAARTIAERGVQLIGTAHGNQIENLIKNPTLCDLVGGIQAVTLGDDEARRRGSQKTVLERKAPPTFEIAVEMMERQRWVVHECVADTVDSLLRGRQPTPQTRTVDDHGKVAVARQLAVVNGGNSNGNGHVANVEDSFLAAKPNGWRSSGQMVALPPLSLDRERPTGRSEFDRLLDESFNYSESFDFTSRKQAGPNGEDLPLYIYPYGVSRHQLEQVINVLTLPVILTKDLDGADAILALRSHVKNHAKLRQMAKSRHLPIHVIKSSTIPQITRSLRRLLNIDDPDIGDDRELQLLLHNGGDDEMDALEEARLAVEQIVIPKGQPVELLPRSSQVRKMQHELVEHYRLKSDSFGDEPNRRLRIYPA from the coding sequence ATGACGATGACAGAAGATCTCCAAAAGTTGTTAGACATTTTGCCCCAAGACCTCCAAGAAAAACTAGAGAATCATCCTAACGGAGATAATTTAGTGGAAGTGGTTTTGGATTTAGGCCGTCGTCCAGAAGCTCGGTTTCCCCATGTAGCGGAGTATCTGAGCGAAACACCAGTTACTCAAGCCCAGATAGATGATTGCATTCAACGAGTGGGAAATTTTGGGGGGGATAATCGGGCAGGAATTGAGCAAACTTTGCATCGCATCAGTGCTATCCGCAACCGTAGTGGTAAGATTATTGGCTTAACTTGTCGTGTCGGCCGGGCGGTATTCGGAACAATTGCCATGATCCGCGATTTGGTGGAAACTGGTCAATCACTTCTCATGCTAGGTCGTCCAGGTGTTGGTAAAACCACGGCTTTAAGAGAAATTGCCCGTGTGTTGGCAGATGAGTTAAATAAGCGAGTGGTTATTATTGACACATCTAACGAAATTGCTGGGGATGGTGATGTTGCTCACCCGGCTATTGGTCGTGCCAGACGGATGCAAGTTTCTAAACCAGAATTACAACATCAAGTGATGATTGAGGCTGTGGAAAACCATATGCCTGAAGTCATTATCATTGATGAAATTGGTACGGAATTAGAAGCTTTAGCAGCGCGGACAATTGCCGAACGGGGGGTGCAATTGATAGGAACTGCTCACGGTAATCAGATTGAAAACCTGATTAAAAATCCCACTCTATGTGATTTGGTTGGTGGTATTCAGGCTGTGACGCTGGGAGATGATGAGGCTAGACGGCGTGGTTCGCAAAAGACGGTTTTGGAACGCAAAGCTCCACCGACTTTTGAGATTGCTGTGGAAATGATGGAACGGCAACGCTGGGTAGTTCATGAATGTGTGGCTGATACGGTTGATAGTCTTTTACGTGGTCGTCAACCTACCCCACAAACTAGAACTGTTGATGATCATGGCAAGGTTGCTGTTGCTAGACAGTTGGCTGTAGTCAATGGTGGTAATAGCAATGGCAATGGTCACGTTGCTAATGTGGAAGATTCTTTCTTAGCTGCTAAACCGAATGGTTGGCGTTCTTCTGGACAAATGGTGGCTTTACCACCTTTATCTCTGGATAGGGAAAGACCAACGGGACGTAGTGAATTTGACCGGTTGTTGGATGAATCTTTCAATTACTCAGAAAGTTTTGATTTTACCAGCCGCAAACAAGCAGGTCCTAATGGGGAAGATTTACCACTGTACATTTACCCCTATGGGGTGAGTCGTCACCAACTGGAACAGGTGATTAATGTGCTAACTTTGCCTGTGATATTGACAAAAGACTTAGATGGTGCTGATGCTATTCTGGCTTTGCGATCGCACGTCAAGAATCACGCTAAGTTAAGACAAATGGCTAAGTCCCGTCATTTACCTATCCATGTAATTAAGTCTAGTACAATTCCTCAAATTACTCGTAGTTTACGCCGATTACTGAATATTGATGATCCAGATATTGGCGACGACCGCGAATTACAACTGTTACTACACAACGGTGGTGATGATGAAATGGACGCTTTGGAGGAAGCTCGACTTGCTGTAGAGCAAATTGTCATCCCTAAAGGTCAGCCTGTGGAATTATTACCCCGTTCTTCCCAAGTGCGAAAAATGCAGCATGAGTTGGTAGAACATTATCGCCTCAAATCTGATAGTTTTGGCGATGAACCCAATCGGCGGTTAAGAATTTACCCAGCGTAG
- a CDS encoding 4Fe-4S ferredoxin — MTDLLTPLQSLKHGNWFKLICGASFQHLPAVRNLTLAYTLAGADCIDVAADPAVIAATQEALLVAKSLADDAQKRGFAFTGDLPLLMVSLNDGEDPHFRKAEFNSQDCPSDCSRPCEKICPAQAISFNNTKDDVSGVIAQKCYGCGRCIPICPYRIIYTKSYVSTPREIVPLIMSTGIEAVEIHTQVGRLAEFQRLWAAMTPWADKLKLVAISCNDGEGLIDYLKAIYDLIVPRPQFLIWQTDGRSMSGDIGDGTTIATVKLGQKVLTANLPGYVQLAGGTNSYTVPKLKAMGLLNDFGLPILDFGLEEHNLKSKIQNPKSKIAGVAYGSYARVLLSPILDQLESKEVINTDSQSNIRLEAEPELLWEAVRLAHDLVSQIKSGRSR, encoded by the coding sequence GTGACTGATTTATTAACCCCTTTACAATCCCTAAAACATGGCAACTGGTTCAAATTGATTTGCGGAGCCAGTTTCCAACACCTTCCTGCGGTCAGAAACTTAACATTGGCCTATACTTTGGCTGGTGCTGACTGTATAGATGTTGCAGCAGATCCGGCGGTCATTGCTGCTACTCAAGAAGCCTTACTAGTAGCTAAAAGTTTGGCAGATGATGCCCAGAAGCGAGGTTTTGCCTTTACAGGTGATTTGCCTTTGTTAATGGTCAGTCTCAATGATGGCGAAGATCCCCATTTCAGGAAAGCTGAGTTTAATTCTCAGGACTGTCCTAGTGATTGTTCCAGACCATGTGAGAAAATTTGTCCAGCCCAAGCAATTTCATTTAACAATACCAAAGATGATGTTTCCGGAGTAATTGCTCAAAAATGTTATGGCTGTGGCCGTTGCATTCCTATCTGTCCTTATCGTATAATTTATACAAAATCTTATGTGTCAACCCCAAGGGAGATCGTACCATTGATTATGTCAACGGGAATAGAAGCCGTAGAAATTCATACTCAAGTGGGGCGGTTGGCAGAATTCCAACGGTTATGGGCAGCGATGACACCTTGGGCAGATAAATTAAAGTTAGTAGCCATCAGTTGTAACGATGGTGAAGGACTAATTGATTACTTAAAAGCAATTTATGATTTAATTGTTCCCCGTCCCCAGTTTTTAATTTGGCAAACAGATGGCCGTTCTATGAGTGGTGATATTGGTGATGGTACTACCATAGCCACAGTCAAATTAGGACAAAAAGTTTTGACAGCAAACCTACCGGGATATGTGCAGTTAGCCGGTGGCACTAATAGCTACACCGTCCCTAAATTAAAGGCTATGGGACTGCTCAATGATTTTGGATTGCCGATTTTAGATTTTGGATTAGAAGAACACAATCTAAAATCCAAAATCCAAAATCCAAAATCCAAAATCGCTGGGGTTGCCTATGGTAGCTACGCCCGTGTATTGCTGTCACCCATTCTTGACCAGTTAGAAAGTAAGGAGGTAATTAACACTGATAGTCAAAGTAACATCCGCTTAGAAGCAGAACCGGAATTGCTGTGGGAGGCTGTAAGGCTTGCCCATGATCTCGTTTCCCAGATTAAGTCTGGGCGGTCACGCTAA
- a CDS encoding type II toxin-antitoxin system PemK/MazF family toxin — translation MTEHILQIGDVVTAKFPSQLPSGREQEGFRPAIIVGLPSRLGKLRFPVVFVVPMTTDRGQEWAMNSPELYMQFSAGVAGLKSPSIGQQLIFWVL, via the coding sequence ATGACAGAGCATATTTTACAAATTGGCGATGTCGTAACCGCAAAATTTCCTAGTCAACTTCCCAGTGGGAGAGAGCAAGAAGGTTTCAGACCTGCAATTATTGTAGGGCTTCCCAGTCGTTTAGGAAAACTACGGTTTCCTGTTGTTTTCGTTGTACCAATGACAACAGATCGAGGGCAAGAATGGGCTATGAACTCTCCTGAGTTATATATGCAATTTTCCGCTGGTGTAGCTGGATTAAAATCACCGTCAATAGGTCAGCAATTGATATTTTGGGTTCTGTAG
- a CDS encoding helix-turn-helix domain-containing protein, with translation MYKYQDTISNTEQSNFSCKFLTPFQRQLLQKKLQEYCLESYRQRIQIMLLADERRTQTEICQILGCCAATARHWIHIARTGMAHQWQDCPIGRPKSVNDEYLERLKELVSSNPRDYGYAFRRWTVNWLQKHLCEEFGFEVSDRHFKRLLKQMGLSTRPKPSHDGQNSPKSATEPKISIADLLTVILIQLHQRKIAYITQESS, from the coding sequence ATGTATAAATATCAAGACACAATTAGTAACACAGAGCAAAGCAATTTTTCATGTAAGTTTTTAACACCTTTTCAGCGCCAACTGCTACAAAAAAAATTACAAGAATATTGCCTTGAGTCCTACCGTCAACGGATTCAAATCATGTTGTTGGCAGATGAGAGAAGAACACAAACAGAAATTTGTCAAATTTTGGGATGTTGTGCGGCAACAGCCAGACATTGGATACACATAGCGCGGACAGGGATGGCACATCAATGGCAAGATTGTCCGATTGGTCGCCCTAAATCTGTAAATGACGAGTATTTAGAACGGTTAAAAGAATTAGTGAGCAGTAATCCTCGTGATTATGGTTATGCTTTTCGACGCTGGACAGTGAACTGGTTGCAGAAACATCTATGCGAAGAATTTGGCTTTGAAGTGAGCGATCGCCACTTTAAGCGACTTCTCAAACAAATGGGCTTATCCACTCGACCGAAACCCAGTCATGATGGACAAAATAGCCCAAAATCAGCTACAGAACCCAAAATATCAATTGCTGACCTATTGACGGTGATTTTAATCCAGCTACACCAGCGGAAAATTGCATATATAACTCAGGAGAGTTCATAG
- a CDS encoding MOSC N-terminal beta barrel domain-containing protein, with amino-acid sequence MPYVGKILLYPIKSLDGIEVDEATILDRGALQYDREFAFVDTQNRFVNGKRHAKIHLLRANFSLEQRLIRIKFPGKNSEQVFHLDRERPEIAAAFSDFLGFPVQLQQNTVMGFPDDTDSPGATIISTATLTEVASWFSGISVDEMRRRMRANIEIDGVPAFWEDGLFAASGETVAFKVGDVQFLAINPCQRCVVPTRDSYSGEVYPNFQKIFGQKRQATLPNYVNTAQFNHFYRLSVNTRVPVTEAGKMIKLGNNIDIADT; translated from the coding sequence ATGCCGTATGTAGGAAAAATTCTGCTATATCCAATTAAATCACTAGATGGTATAGAAGTAGACGAGGCAACTATTCTCGACCGTGGCGCACTTCAGTATGACCGAGAGTTTGCATTTGTTGACACACAAAATAGGTTTGTCAATGGTAAGCGTCATGCCAAAATCCATTTGTTGCGTGCAAATTTTTCTCTAGAACAAAGGCTGATAAGGATTAAGTTTCCCGGTAAAAATTCAGAACAAGTTTTTCATTTAGACAGAGAACGTCCGGAAATAGCCGCAGCTTTCAGCGATTTTTTGGGTTTTCCTGTGCAATTACAGCAAAATACCGTAATGGGTTTTCCTGATGATACAGATTCACCAGGGGCAACCATAATTAGTACCGCAACTTTAACAGAAGTAGCTTCCTGGTTCTCTGGTATCAGTGTTGATGAAATGCGGCGGCGAATGCGTGCGAATATTGAAATTGATGGTGTCCCCGCATTTTGGGAAGATGGGTTATTTGCTGCTAGTGGGGAAACAGTCGCTTTTAAAGTGGGAGATGTCCAGTTTTTAGCAATTAACCCTTGTCAACGTTGTGTAGTCCCCACGCGGGATTCCTACTCAGGGGAAGTTTACCCGAACTTTCAGAAAATATTTGGACAAAAACGCCAAGCAACTCTGCCAAATTATGTAAATACAGCGCAATTTAATCATTTTTATAGGTTGAGTGTGAATACAAGAGTTCCCGTTACAGAAGCGGGGAAAATGATTAAACTTGGCAATAATATTGATATAGCTGATACATAG
- the lepB gene encoding signal peptidase I yields the protein MQNQASDKNSSQEPDNSWIVELGKTMILSIFLALGIRTFVAEARWIPTGSMEPTLHGVKDQWLADKIIVDKVKYKFANPERGDIVVFLPPQEIQNNPEREAFIKRLIGLPGEKVELREGKVYINSKPLQENVYLSSSVRTLVEACNSSGLQPPFLAQPVIIPPNSYLMLGDNRPNSSDGRCWGVVPRNNIIGRAVVRFWPLDRMGAIDKAPAYSSPKP from the coding sequence ATGCAAAATCAAGCGTCTGATAAAAACTCTAGCCAAGAACCCGATAATTCCTGGATAGTAGAGCTAGGTAAAACGATGATCTTGAGTATCTTTCTGGCTCTAGGAATTCGTACTTTTGTCGCCGAAGCCCGTTGGATTCCCACTGGTTCTATGGAACCAACCTTACATGGTGTCAAAGACCAGTGGCTGGCAGACAAAATTATTGTTGATAAAGTAAAGTATAAATTTGCTAACCCAGAACGGGGAGATATAGTAGTATTTTTACCACCACAAGAAATACAGAATAATCCTGAACGGGAAGCATTTATTAAAAGATTAATTGGCTTACCTGGTGAAAAAGTAGAACTGAGAGAGGGCAAAGTATATATCAACAGCAAGCCTCTACAGGAAAATGTTTACCTATCCTCTTCAGTGCGGACATTGGTGGAAGCTTGCAATAGTAGTGGACTCCAGCCTCCTTTTTTAGCTCAACCGGTAATCATTCCGCCCAATTCTTACTTAATGCTAGGTGATAATCGTCCTAACAGTTCTGATGGCCGTTGTTGGGGAGTTGTTCCGCGTAATAATATTATTGGTCGGGCTGTGGTTCGTTTTTGGCCTCTCGATAGAATGGGTGCTATTGATAAAGCTCCTGCTTATTCGTCTCCAAAGCCATAG
- a CDS encoding dihydroorotase, with the protein MSTPQSLLIRHAEIILPNGESMIGDVLTQGRQIVQVGQEITNATATHEIDAQGLTLLPGVIDPQVHFREPGLEYKEDLFTASCACAKGGVTSFLEMPNTRPLTINQAALDDKLQRAANKCLVNYGFFIGATADNLPDLLSAQPTPGIKIFMGSMHGQLLVNQDEALEAIFAQGTRLIAVHAEDQARINQRKQEFAGIEDPAVHSQIQDNQAALLATQLALKLSKKYQRRLHILHMSTAEEADLLRQDKPSWVTAEVTPQHLLLNTNAYKTIGTLAQMNPPLRSPHDNEVLWQALRDGIIDFIATDHAPHTLAEKAQTYPNTPSGMPGVETSLPLMLTAAMEGKCTVAQVVQWMSKAVAVAYGIANKGEITPGYDADLVLVDLKNYREVKREEVLSKCGWNSFEGWNLTGWPVTTIVGGEIVYEKGQVNTQVRGQALTFRE; encoded by the coding sequence ATGTCAACTCCACAAAGTTTACTAATTCGCCACGCTGAAATTATATTACCCAATGGTGAGTCAATGATTGGGGATGTGTTGACCCAGGGAAGGCAAATAGTCCAAGTAGGGCAAGAAATTACCAACGCCACAGCCACCCATGAGATTGACGCACAAGGGTTAACTTTGTTGCCGGGCGTAATTGACCCCCAAGTGCATTTCCGCGAACCAGGATTAGAATACAAGGAAGATTTGTTTACTGCCAGTTGTGCTTGCGCTAAGGGGGGAGTGACATCCTTTCTGGAAATGCCCAATACAAGACCTTTAACCATTAACCAGGCAGCCTTAGATGATAAGTTACAACGGGCTGCCAATAAGTGTTTAGTTAATTATGGCTTTTTTATTGGGGCTACGGCCGATAATTTACCAGATTTACTTTCTGCCCAACCGACTCCAGGAATTAAGATTTTTATGGGGTCAATGCACGGACAGTTGTTGGTAAACCAGGATGAGGCACTAGAGGCGATTTTTGCCCAGGGAACTCGTTTAATTGCCGTTCACGCGGAAGACCAAGCTAGAATTAATCAACGAAAACAGGAGTTTGCGGGTATTGAAGATCCTGCGGTTCATTCCCAAATTCAAGATAATCAAGCGGCTTTATTAGCGACTCAATTAGCATTAAAGCTTTCTAAAAAATATCAACGCCGATTACATATTCTGCATATGTCAACGGCAGAGGAAGCGGACTTACTACGTCAGGATAAACCTAGTTGGGTGACAGCGGAGGTAACACCACAACATTTACTCTTGAATACTAATGCTTATAAAACTATTGGTACTTTAGCGCAAATGAATCCACCATTGCGATCGCCCCATGATAATGAAGTTCTCTGGCAAGCTTTACGGGATGGTATCATTGATTTCATTGCTACTGACCACGCCCCCCACACTTTGGCAGAAAAAGCGCAAACTTACCCGAATACTCCTTCAGGAATGCCCGGTGTCGAAACTTCTCTACCTTTAATGTTAACGGCTGCTATGGAAGGAAAATGTACAGTTGCCCAAGTGGTGCAATGGATGTCTAAAGCTGTAGCTGTAGCTTATGGTATTGCCAACAAAGGAGAAATTACCCCTGGTTACGATGCCGATTTAGTTTTGGTAGATTTAAAAAATTACCGTGAAGTTAAACGGGAAGAAGTTTTAAGCAAGTGTGGTTGGAATTCTTTTGAAGGTTGGAATTTAACGGGTTGGCCTGTCACAACAATTGTCGGCGGTGAAATTGTCTATGAAAAAGGTCAAGTAAATACCCAAGTTCGCGGACAAGCTTTAACTTTTAGGGAATAG
- the tsaE gene encoding tRNA (adenosine(37)-N6)-threonylcarbamoyltransferase complex ATPase subunit type 1 TsaE — protein MGAGPAPLLTKIFLPDMEATQQLGITLGQTLNAGTVILLEGDLGAGKTTLVQGIGKGLGIIDSIVSPTFTLINEYTEGRIPLYHLDLYRLESQEVIGLNLESYWEGIEVIPGIVAIEWAERMPYLPNSYLKICLNYGENGARQAEITEVISRGAGPAPSH, from the coding sequence ATGGGCGCAGGCCCTGCGCCCCTACTGACTAAAATTTTTCTTCCTGACATGGAAGCGACACAGCAATTAGGTATTACCCTTGGGCAAACTTTGAATGCTGGTACTGTGATTTTACTAGAAGGTGATTTAGGTGCTGGTAAAACTACTTTAGTGCAAGGTATTGGTAAAGGTTTGGGGATTATTGACTCTATAGTCAGTCCTACTTTTACTCTGATTAATGAGTACACAGAAGGACGCATTCCCCTTTACCATCTAGATTTATACCGTCTAGAATCTCAAGAAGTTATAGGTTTGAACCTAGAAAGCTACTGGGAAGGAATAGAAGTAATACCGGGAATTGTAGCAATTGAGTGGGCTGAACGAATGCCCTATCTACCAAATAGTTATTTAAAGATATGTTTAAACTATGGTGAAAATGGCGCTCGTCAAGCCGAAATTACGGAAGTCATCAGTAGGGGCGCAGGGCCTGCGCCCAGTCATTGA